The sequence below is a genomic window from Denitratisoma sp. DHT3.
AGCCGTAGTCGACCACCAGTTCCAGGCCCGGTGCGATCCGCTTCAACTTGTCCTGCTCCTGGGGGCCGGCATACAGCTTGACCTCGGCCTTGCCGCCGCTGACCGGGACGATCACGCCGGCGGCGTAGAGGGAACCCTCCAGCTTGCGGGTATAGAACTCGCGCTCGCCATTTCCTTCCGGCAGCCAGGCCGAAACGAAATAGTGCTGGACCATCGCGATCCAACCGTCGTTGGCCTTGGCCACATGCTTGTTCTTGCCCTTGGCAATATCCTCGAAACTGGCCTTCTGGAACTTTCCTTCTTCCGTGTAGATCGCCGGACCGGTGAAGGTGCTGACCCCCATGGCCTTGCTGCTCGCCTCCGCCGGCTTGTCGTCGCGCACGGTCTGGAAATAGGCGTGGTCGGCGCGGGCATCGCCGCTGATCTGGTAGGCCACGTCGATCAGATAGCTGCCGCGATGGAAAGTGTAGGTCTTGACCACCGTCCCCTCGCTCGCCGGCGCTTCCAGACTGACCTGCAAAGTATCCTGGCCGGGCGCCAGTTCCACCGGTCCGGGCTTCAATTGCCACAGGCTCTTGTGGTTGGGCAGGCCCTCGCCGATCAAACCGCCCTGCCCCAGATAGGTATGCTGACCGTCCGAATCGAACAACACGAAATGCCGGGTGGGATCATCGGTCGCCAGGTGCTTGCTCAATTCCAGATGGGTCAAGTCACCGCCTTGGGCGGAAATCTCGGCGACGAACAGATCGGTGCGCACCGTCACCTTGGCCACATTGGCGCTCGCCGCCGCTGTCGCCCCCTGCGGCACGACACCGGGTGTCGGCTTGGACGCCGACGGCACCGGGACTGCGGCAGCGGAGTTGGCGGCCACCGTACTGCCCGCCTGCGGTTTGGGCATGGTGTGCTTTTGCCAAGCATCCCAAAGCATCAGAATGGAAAAGCTGAAAATCAGCAGAAGGATCAGGCGTCGGTTATCCATTGCGCTCAATATTTCTCAATAGCTTGATAAGTCTACGGAACAGGGTCAGTCCCCCCGGGATGCCAGGGATGACAGCACCCTACCCTCCGCAAAGCCAGGCCGAGTCCTTTGACCGGCCCGTGCCGGCGCAAGGCTTCCACGGCGTATTCGGAGCAACTGGGGTGAAATCGGCAATTCTGCCCGAGAAACGGACTCAAGCCCCACTGATAGGCACGAACCAGCGCTACCAGGGAGGTCGTCAAAATAGCCGACAGGGTTCTCATGTCGAACCATTCCTGGGGAGCCGCCCCAGGAGAGCTTCAATCTCGTCCTTCCAGAGCACCCGGTCGTCGGGCGTCTGGCTTGGCCGAGCCAACCGGAAAATCAAATCGTAAGCGGGCAAACGGGAACGC
It includes:
- the yidC gene encoding membrane protein insertase YidC, translating into MDNRRLILLLIFSFSILMLWDAWQKHTMPKPQAGSTVAANSAAAVPVPSASKPTPGVVPQGATAAASANVAKVTVRTDLFVAEISAQGGDLTHLELSKHLATDDPTRHFVLFDSDGQHTYLGQGGLIGEGLPNHKSLWQLKPGPVELAPGQDTLQVSLEAPASEGTVVKTYTFHRGSYLIDVAYQISGDARADHAYFQTVRDDKPAEASSKAMGVSTFTGPAIYTEEGKFQKASFEDIAKGKNKHVAKANDGWIAMVQHYFVSAWLPEGNGEREFYTRKLEGSLYAAGVIVPVSGGKAEVKLYAGPQEQDKLKRIAPGLELVVDYGWLTVIASPIFWLLGMLHKVIGNWGWSIIALTVLIKLAFFPLSAASYKSMAKMKVVTPKLMRLKELYGDDRARLNQEMMELYKKEKINPLGGCLPILIQIPVFIALYWVLLGVVEMRNAPWLGWIVDLSTKDPYYVLPLIMGATMLIQTKLNPTPPDPMQAKVMMIMPIVFTGMFLFFPSGLVLYWIVNNVLSIAQQWQITRMIAGSEKKDG
- the yidD gene encoding membrane protein insertion efficiency factor YidD; amino-acid sequence: MRTLSAILTTSLVALVRAYQWGLSPFLGQNCRFHPSCSEYAVEALRRHGPVKGLGLALRRVGCCHPWHPGGTDPVP